CGGAATAGGAATAGTCCGGGGTTGCGTCCTTGCCGCCAAGCCGGATCTTGCCCCATGGGCTGACGATCAGGAACAGGCAGAACAATACGAAGATGTTTGCTGATCCAAGAAAGAACCAGTCAAATGTGGAGGTCAGCCAGGGTCTCAGCCAGCCGAAAATCGCCGCTGCCTGTTCCGGCAGGGCCAGAGCATAAAAGACAAAGGCCACGATGGAGAGGCCGGAGACCATGAAAACCGGATTGTGAACGTCAAAGCCGATGGGGCCGACCTGACCCTCGACATTGTCCTGCCCAATTTCATAATCCGTCTCGATGAGTTCGGTGAGCCCTTCAGGGGCCGGGATGCCCATTGTTTCTTCTTCAGTCGACATATTGCTATGCACTCCTGTTTTGTTTTTGGTGCTCGTACACGGTTCAGGATTGACCGTGGAGTGAAAACCAACAGCTCTTAAAACGGACGTGGGGCCCGTGATTAAGTGATCAAATAAGTCTGGCTGTCTTCAACGGAACGTCAGTGTTCAAGGTCCGGAAAATTGGACCGGGTTAGCTGGCCGGACAGATGCGACAAGGGTCATTCTATTGAAATGTTGTTTGACGGGAGGGCCATTGGCCCAGTCCCTTTAGACCCTTGAGCGCGCGGATAGTTAGCTCGCGAACTGAACGCAGGGCACGGCCACCAGTCGATTGGTCCGGGCCGCGGATTTTTTTATGTCGTTGGCCCTGGCCAATTTGGCCGCGATGGTCAACGCCTTGAGGCCCTTTGAGGACCGACGCAAATCCACCGGAACCATGATCGTGTTGAACATCGTCTCTATCCTCACGTTTCCGTGTCGGCAAGACTATAGAATTGGAGACGACCTGTCCAACAAGGGTGGGAAAATTTTGTGCACTGACGTGCGAAGCTGGACTTTTGTGCTGCCAGAAGACGAGAGAAGCCGGTCAGATGCTGCCGCACTGACCGGCTTCGGTCTTCTTGTCTCGCCTGTTTGGGCAACTGGCAAGGGCTTCTGTTCCGGCGCGCAGCCGGAACAATTTCTTCATTAATTCAATAACCTAGCGATCGCCGATCAACATCTTGTAACGAAGTTGGTCAATCACGACGGCCATGATGAGCAGGCCGCCAAGCAGAACCATCTGCATGTAGGAGCCAATCTGCAGCAGGTTCATGCCGTTCTGCACCAGCACGATGAAGAAGGCACCAAGTACCACGCTCTCAACCCGGCCGATGCCGCCGCGCAGGGACACCCCGGCGATGACGCAGGCGGCAATCGATTCGAGTGCCATGGTGCCGCCAAGGTTGGTCTCGCCGCTCTCGACGCGGGCCGTGAGCAGGACACCGGCAAGGGAGGCCAGCAGCGAGCAGGCAAGATAGGCCAGCAAGAGGGTGCGGCCAGTGTTGATGCCTGACAGGTTGGCTGCCTTGATGTTGCCGCCGATGGCATAGATGTGCGAGCCAAGCTTGGTGCGGTTCATCATGATCCAGATGGCAACGATCACGATCAAGGCAATCACCACGGGGACTGGGACGCCGAGAATGCGTCCGAAGCCGAAGAAGTCGCCAAAGTCATAAGGCAATCCGCCAACGGGAACACCGCCGGTGATGAAGAGTGCGACACCGGCTCCCATCGACTGCACACCAAGGGTCATGATGAAGGGGGAGACGTTGAATTTCGCCACCCCGACACCATTGATCCCGCCAATGAGCAGAGCCGAGGCAAAGCCCGCCAGAATGCCCATGAAAAGGGCGAGCCAGATCATGTCGGGGAACATGCCCGCGACAAAAACCATGACGGAAGCGGAGACAACCGAGGTGATGGCGATGGCGGTGCCGATCGAGAGATCAAAGCCGCCGGTTACCAGCACGATCATCTGCCCAAGGGAGGCAAGGACCAAATAGACCGACTGGCGTGCCACATTGACGATGTTGTCAAAGGTGAGGAACTTGTCGGTGGCCAGAGTGAAGATGATGAGTGCCCCGCCGAGAAAGAAAGGCAGGACGCCCTGAGAGACGAAAAGATCGCGTAGCGAGCGTTTCATGGAGACGCCTGATGTCGCTTGGGTGGCGTTGGCACTGTCGGTGCTGCTCATGCCGTTAGCCTTTCTTCGCTGAAAAATGCTTGCAGGATGGTCTGCTCCTGAATGTCTTTCCCTTCGAGTTCGGCCGTTATCTGGCCGTTGGAGAAGACAAGAAGTCTGTGGGAGAGATGCATGACTTCGGGCAGATCGGAGGAGATGACGACGACGGCCTTGCCGCTTTCGGCGATTTCCTTGATCAGCCGATAGAGAGCCGCCCGTGTACCCATGTCGACGCCGACGGTGGGCTCGTCGAAGATGTAGATTTCGCGGTCCTGACCGAAGCCCTTGCCGAACAGGATCTTCTGCTGGTTGCCGCCGGACAGTTTGGAGACGGTGCGGGCCAGATAGGCATCGGTGAGGTCGACGCGCTGACCGATACCTCTGATGATGTCCTTGGCCTTCCTGATCGAACGCAGCCCCAGAGGGCCTTTGGTGTCGGGACGGTCAAGGATCGAGAGATTGATGTTGTCGGCTGCCGTTGCCCCCAGCATCAGGCCTTCTTCCTTGCGGTCAGACGGCAGATAGAAGAAACCGTGATCGAGCATTTCGCTTGTGGTGAAGTTCTTGACTTCACGGCTGTGCAGTTCGACCGAGCCATCGGTGATGTCCTGAAGGCCGATGATGGAGCGAAAGGCGCGTGACTTGCCGGACCCAACCAGACCTGCGACGCCGAGCACTTCGCCGGTCCAGACGTCGAAGCTGACATCGGAGACGCCCCAGGCGCTCATGTTGCGGATCTTGAGGATACGTTTGCGGTCGGCGGCCTTCTGGATCTCGGGGTAGATCTCGTCGATGGCCCGTCCGGTCATCATTTCAACGAGCGCGCCTTCCGACAGATCATTGACACCAACGGTGCCGACGAGTTTGCCGTCGCGCAGCACGGTGATGCGATCCGCAACGGCAGAGAATTCCTGCATGCGATGGGAGATATAGACGATGCCAGTGCCACGTGCCTTGGCGTCCCTGATCAGGGCGAACAGGCGTTCGGTTTCGCGCTCGGTCAGAGAAGCGGTCGGCTCATCGAGAATCAGGATGCGGGCCTCGAAATGGATCGCCTTGGCGATCTCGACCATCTGCTGCTCGGCGCGGGAGAGGGAAATGACCTGCCGCTTGACGTCGATGTTGAAGCCCAGTTCGTCAAACAGCTCGGTGGCCTTCCTGACCATTTCGCCCTTGTCGATGAAAGAACCCTTGCCCGGCTCATCGCCGAGGAAGATGTTTTCGGCCACCCGCATGGTGGGGACAAGGGAGAATTCCTGAAAGACGGCGCCGATGCCAGCGGAGCGGGCATCGTGGGTGGAGGTGAATTTGGCCGGGGTGCCAGCGATCAGCATTGTGCCTGCGGTTTGCTGGTAGACACCTGCCAGAATAGAAATGAGAGTGGATTTGCCCGCGCCATTCTCTCCGAACAGCACATGCACTTCGCCTGCCTTGAGGTTGAAGTCGACATTGTCCAGAGCACGAACGCCGGGAAACTCCTTGGTGATCCCCTGCATGTCGACCAGCAGGGTGTCCTTGGGAGCGGTTGGAGGCGTGGATGGGGATTGCATGCCGTCTTCTCCTAGCTGGTCCCCCGCCGAACGGATCCGGCGGGGGAGACATTCTGGTTTAGTTGACGGAGAAGACGGGCTTGTAACCCTGCGGAGGCAGGATGTTCGTCATCGGCACGTCGTTGATGTTGTCCGGGTCAACCACGAAGATTTTGGGACCGACATGCTTGATCAGCTCCTTGCCTTCGATGGCGCGAACGGCCTGATCGATGGCGATGCGGCCCTGAATGACCATGGAGTCGGCCGGGGCAGCGAGGATAAAGCCGCGTTTGATGCCTTCATAGACGCCGGGGGTCATGTAGAAGGCGAGAAGATCGACCTTCCCCTTGAGGCCACGCTCACGGATGAGACCCTGAGCGGCTTCGGCGGTGACGGCAGTGCCGGCGATGTAGCGGACATCTGGCTCGGCCTGCAGCACGTCCTCGACCAGCTTCAGCTGGGCTTCCTTGCCCGTGTCGCCATATTTGGGTTCGAGAACCTTGACGGCGGAGCCTTTGACGGCTTCGAGGAAGCCGGTGTTGGCTGCTTCGACCCAGCCTGCGCCTGCCGGTCCGGGGAACCAGCCAACCTTGACTTCGTCACTGCCAGCAGGGTGTTTCTTGGCAAGGTAGGAGCCGGTTTCAAAGCCCATGGTGTAGAAGGACACCAGCGACTTGGCGGTGAGATCCGGAGAGGACATGCCGTTGATCACGTCGATGACGGGGATGCCCTTCTTGGCGACTTCGCCAACGAGGCTGTTGAGACCGTCATAGGAGATGGCGCCGATCACGACTGCTTCTGCACCACCGGCAACGCAGTCTTCGATCTGGGAGATCTGTTTGGCAAGCTCGGTGTAGCCACCGGCTTCTACGACGTTCATCTTGACGCCCATGTCCTTGGCCTGTTCTGCAACGCCATAGTCGACGCCGAGCCAGTAGGCATCCTTCATGTGAGGGAAGGAAACGCAGATGTTGTGCGCTTTTTCAGCCTTCTCAAGCGGCGAATAGCTGACAGGCGTGGAGGTGCCATCGGTAGAGAATGCAGGCGTCACTTCCACTGCATCATAGGGGTACCAGGCGTCCGCCAGGACAGGGGAGGCCGTTGCCGCGAGGAAGCCCGCGGCTAGAAAATACGAAATTTTGCGTTTCATTTTAGTTCCCTATCTGAAAGGTTGTTCAGGTGATTGCATTGTTTTCATTATGTTTTTTATTAGATTAGAACAGCGCTCTGATTTCGTTGATAAGCGCGGCTCTGTCTTTTCTTGCTGCCAAGGCGGTATCCATATCCACCTTGACAAAGCGGGTCGGGGTGTGGGGCTGCAACTGGCCGATGAGGTCCATGTCGGCGGAGATCACGGTGCCAACCATGAAGTAGCCACCGCCGGAGACAGCATCGCGATGCAGGATGATCGGCTCGCTGCCGCCAGGGATCTGAACCGAGCCGTAGGGGTAGCAGCTGTCGACGATGTTGGATGGGTCGGAGCCTGCGCCGAAGGGCTGCTCGCGGGGCACGAATTCCATGTGCTTGCCACCGCGGAAGCGATAGCCCATGCGGTCGGCTTCCGGTGCGACCTTCCACTCGTCGGCAAAGAAATGCTCTTTTGCCTCGTCGGTGATGCGGTCCCAGTAGAGGCCGGGCAGAATGCGCAGCTCGGCTGGGGATCCCGGCTTGCGGCGCAAGGCATCCGGAATGGTCTTGCCAATCTCGGCTGCTTTGTCGGTCGTGCCAACCGGCAGAACGTCGCCCGCGGCGATGGCGCGGCCTTCAAAGCCACCCAGTGCGCCGATGGGGTAGGTGGAGCGGCTGCCAAGAGCGAGTGGTACATCGATACCGCCTGCGACCGCGATATAAATGCGGGCTCCGGACTGGAGGAAATCGAAGGAGAGCTCCTGACCGGCCTTGACGGCAATAGAGGTCCAGGAGGGTACGATTTCCCCGTCAAGCTTCATCGGCATTTCAGCGCCGGTGACGGCGACGATAGTGTCGTCCTCGAACTTGAGCTTGGGGCCGATGAAGACAGCCTCAAGACCTGCTGCGCCTTCGTCATTGCCGACGAGGAGGTTTGCTGCCCGCATGGACAGGCGATCCATTGCGCCGCCTTCGGGGATGCCCAGATGGTAGTAACCGGGACGGCCAAGGTCCTGAACAGTGGTTGCGAGACCCGGATGAAGAACCGTGATACTCATGACAGAACGCCCTCCAGTTTGTGGTTGTAGCCGTCGATATCCTTCTCGAATTCGCGCAGGTCGAATTCCACTTCGTGCATCGGCGGCATGAAGAGGCCCTTTTCGACCGCTTCGACATCGGCATCATATTCCTCACGGGAAATCGGTTTGAACTTGACGATGTCACCGGGGTTGAAGAAAACCATGAACTCCTTGAGATAGGAGGTGGTCTGGGTCGGGTCGTAGATCGGCATCGGGGTGATGCCGAACATCTGGTAACCACCTGCTCCGCGCACCGAATAGATGCACGAGAAGCAGCCGCCATAGCCGACGGTCAGCTTCGGGGTGTCAGTGCGGGGGCGCAGATATTTCGGTACCTCGATCTGACGCTGGCGCTCGACCATCTGATACATGAAGGGAAGGCCGGAGACGAAGCCGACCATGGAGACGAACCACGGCGAGCCGGAATGGGCTTCGATGAAGTCGTCAACGGAGCTGAAATCGTTGATCCGTGCTGCATATTCCAGATCGGTGGAATTGGGATCCTGATGGCGTTCGCGGAACCGCATCAGGGTCTCGTGGGTCCAGGGATCGTTATAGTAGACCGGGATTTCGATGATGCGGGTCTTGATCACCGGCTCGGCCTTGGCTGCGGCCACTTCGATGGCCTTCAATTCCTTCAACACGTCATCGGGATGGATGATGTCCGGGTTGAACTTGATCTGCAGGGAAGCGTTGGCCGGGCAGATCTCGGTCACACCCTTGATGCCAGCTTCCTTGATGCCGTTGGTCATGGACAGGGAATTGAAGAATGCCCGGAGTGACATTTCTTCGCTGCATTCGACGAACAGATGCTCGTCGCCACCAAAGCTGTATCTCATGGTCATTATGCTACCTCCTCGATGCCGTTCGGTTCGGGGTGGAAGCTCTCTTCCAGCCACGGTTCCAGAAATTTCGTGTGAAAATTGCCTGCCTTGACATCCGCATCGCGGCACAGGGCCAGATGCAGCGGGATCGTCGTTGCAAGACCTTCAATGGTGAGGCCTTCAAGGGTCGATTCGAGAATGTTCAAGCATTCTTCGCGCGTGTCGCCATGGACAATCAGCTTGCCCAGCAGCGAGTCGTAGAAAGGCGGAATGGTGTAGCCTTCATAGAGCATGGTGTCGAAGCGGATGCCCTTGCCTTCGGGGACACTAAGCTTGGTCACCGTGCCGGGGTCGGGCAAGAAGTTCATCGTCGGGTCTTCGGCGTTGATGCGGCATTCGATGGCATGACCCCAAAGGGAGATGTCATCCTGCTGGACCGAGAGCTTGTCGCCACCGGCCACCCGGATCATTTCCTGCACCAGATCCATGCCGGTGATCATTTCGGTGACCGGATGCTCGACCTGAATGCGGGTGTTCACTTCGATGAAGTAGAATTCGCCAGCGTCCTCGTCAAAGAGAAACTCGACCGTGCCTGCACCCTTATAGTTGACCGATTTGGCCAGAGCGACTGCGCTGTCGCACAGGGGCTTGCGGATCTCTTCGGGCAGCAGGAAGCTGGGGGCTTCTTCCCAGACCTTCTGGCGGCGGCGCTGCAGCGAGCATTCGCGCTCGAAGCAGTGGACCGCATTTTCTCCATCGCCGAGGATCTGCACTTCGACGTGGCGGGCCTTGGTGATCATCTTCTCGACATAGAGGCCACCGTCGCCAAAGGCCGCTCTTGCTTCTGCGGAGGCAAGGGGGAACTGGGTTTCGAATTCCTCGTGGGAGTTGACGATGCGGATGCCGCGACCACCGCCACCGGCGGCTGCCTTGATCATGACGGGGAAGCCGGTGGTTTCGACCACCTGACGGGCGAGAGCGATGTCCTCGACGCGTCCGTCGCTGCCCGGCACGGTGGGAACGCCAGCCTTGGCGGCGACCTTGCGGGCTTCGACCTTGTCACCCAGCAGACCGATGGCATCGCCATCCGGCCCGATGAAGATCATGCCGGCCGCGACGACGGCTCTGGCGAAGTCCGCATTCTCGGACAGGAAGCCATAGCCGGGGTGGATGGCGTCAACTTCTGCCTCTTTGGCGGCGCTGATGATCTTCTCGATATCGAGATAGGATTTGCGTGCAGCTGGCGGCCCGATTTCGATGGCTTCATCGGCCATCCGAACCGCGAGCATGTCGGCGTCGGCTGCCGAATGGACCTGAACCGTCCGGATGCCGAGTGCCTTGGCCGCCTTTATGATGCGGACGGCAATCTCTCCCCGGTTGGCTATGAGCAGGGAACGGATGGTCATGCCTCTACCTCGGCAATGACCTGACCGGCCATGATCGGTTCCTCGTCATCGACCAGAAAGGTGATGTTGGAGCCGGAGAGGCCTGCGGGGACTTCGTGGAAGGTTTTCATCACCTCGATGAGGCCAATGGTCTCGGAGGCTTCAACGGAGGCGCCGTCGGCCTTGAAGGGGGCGGCTTCCGGTGATGGCTTGCGATAGAAGGTGCCGGGAAGGGGGGATTTGATTTCTTGCTTGCTCATACTGCTCTCCGGATGGTGTCGCTGGCAATTTCAGATATTGGTGATATGCGGATGTCGGCCTTTTGCAGGCTCTCTCTCATGGTCTGGACAATGTCCAGGGCTCCGAGGGTGTCGGAGTGGAAACAAATGCTTTCGAATGGTACGGCGATGTCATTCCCAGTGACAGTGGTCACAATGCCCTCCCGACAGGCACGTACGACTTTCTCCGCAATCCTGTTCGGGTCGGGGCGACCGGCGTCGCGGGTGAAGACGATCGAACCGTTGTCGTCATAATCGCGGTCGGCATAGAATTCGCGCACGACCGGCTGGCCTGCTTCAATGGCGGCCTTTTCGGTGGCGGATCCGGCCATGCAGAAGACGAAGGCGTTCGGGGCGGCTTTCTGCATGTAGGTCATGAAGATCTCGGAGAGTTCCTGATTGACCGCCATTTCCATGTAGAGCGCGCCGTGTGGCTTGACATGTTGCAGGATGGCACCGTGACGGCGGGTATATTCGCGCAGGGCGCCGACCTGATAGACGATGTCGTTGAGGAGTTCCTTTGGCGTGCCGTGGATCTTGCGGCGGCCGAAGCCCTGAAGGTCACGATAGCCGGGGTGCGCGCCGATGCCGACGCCAAGCTCGACCGCCAGTCGAACGGTCTGGTCCATCAGGTTCGGATCGCCAGCGTGAAAGCCGGTGGCAATGTTGGCAGAGCTGATGAGTGGCATCAGCATTGTGTCGTCGGTGTCTCCAATATGCCAACGTCCATAGGCTTCACCCATGTCGCAGTTGATGTCGATTGCCTCGCGTTCCAACGTCTCAGTCCCTCCGCATTCTGCCTAGTAATTATGCAGTTGAATGCTTTGCCTAAATTGTTCTCAATTCCACCTTATGCAATAATTTTGAGTTTGAAAAATACGAATTTCAATTTATTATTATCTGATATTTAGATGAGAGGAATTTTCCGGAGCCTTCTGGCGATCTCATGAAGATCGCTGAAATACGGGGAAATTATTGCTCTATCACCAAGTTGATCACCAAAAGTTGATGAAGAAAATCGGAATATCAGAATTGATGTTTCTGAAAATCAGAATAGAAAAGCGCCATGGCTCTTAACTTGCGACAGATCCGCTATTTCATTGCTACCGCCGAAATCGGGCAGGTTTCGCAGGCAGCGATCCATCTTTCCATTTCCCAATCGGCCATTACCACCGCGATCAAGGAATTGGAGCATATCGTCGGGCATAGTCTGTTCGAGCGCACCGCGCAGGGCATGAAATTGACCGACGCCGGTCGCGAGTTCCTCTCCCATGCCTATGAGATCATGAGCAAGGTGGAGGAAGCGACTAACCTCAGGATGGTTTCAACCGAAGTGAGCGGGACC
This window of the uncultured Cohaesibacter sp. genome carries:
- a CDS encoding ABC transporter permease, with amino-acid sequence MKRSLRDLFVSQGVLPFFLGGALIIFTLATDKFLTFDNIVNVARQSVYLVLASLGQMIVLVTGGFDLSIGTAIAITSVVSASVMVFVAGMFPDMIWLALFMGILAGFASALLIGGINGVGVAKFNVSPFIMTLGVQSMGAGVALFITGGVPVGGLPYDFGDFFGFGRILGVPVPVVIALIVIVAIWIMMNRTKLGSHIYAIGGNIKAANLSGINTGRTLLLAYLACSLLASLAGVLLTARVESGETNLGGTMALESIAACVIAGVSLRGGIGRVESVVLGAFFIVLVQNGMNLLQIGSYMQMVLLGGLLIMAVVIDQLRYKMLIGDR
- a CDS encoding sugar ABC transporter ATP-binding protein, producing the protein MQSPSTPPTAPKDTLLVDMQGITKEFPGVRALDNVDFNLKAGEVHVLFGENGAGKSTLISILAGVYQQTAGTMLIAGTPAKFTSTHDARSAGIGAVFQEFSLVPTMRVAENIFLGDEPGKGSFIDKGEMVRKATELFDELGFNIDVKRQVISLSRAEQQMVEIAKAIHFEARILILDEPTASLTERETERLFALIRDAKARGTGIVYISHRMQEFSAVADRITVLRDGKLVGTVGVNDLSEGALVEMMTGRAIDEIYPEIQKAADRKRILKIRNMSAWGVSDVSFDVWTGEVLGVAGLVGSGKSRAFRSIIGLQDITDGSVELHSREVKNFTTSEMLDHGFFYLPSDRKEEGLMLGATAADNINLSILDRPDTKGPLGLRSIRKAKDIIRGIGQRVDLTDAYLARTVSKLSGGNQQKILFGKGFGQDREIYIFDEPTVGVDMGTRAALYRLIKEIAESGKAVVVISSDLPEVMHLSHRLLVFSNGQITAELEGKDIQEQTILQAFFSEERLTA
- the torT gene encoding TMAO reductase system periplasmic protein TorT; translation: MKRKISYFLAAGFLAATASPVLADAWYPYDAVEVTPAFSTDGTSTPVSYSPLEKAEKAHNICVSFPHMKDAYWLGVDYGVAEQAKDMGVKMNVVEAGGYTELAKQISQIEDCVAGGAEAVVIGAISYDGLNSLVGEVAKKGIPVIDVINGMSSPDLTAKSLVSFYTMGFETGSYLAKKHPAGSDEVKVGWFPGPAGAGWVEAANTGFLEAVKGSAVKVLEPKYGDTGKEAQLKLVEDVLQAEPDVRYIAGTAVTAEAAQGLIRERGLKGKVDLLAFYMTPGVYEGIKRGFILAAPADSMVIQGRIAIDQAVRAIEGKELIKHVGPKIFVVDPDNINDVPMTNILPPQGYKPVFSVN
- a CDS encoding biotin-dependent carboxyltransferase family protein, with the protein product MSITVLHPGLATTVQDLGRPGYYHLGIPEGGAMDRLSMRAANLLVGNDEGAAGLEAVFIGPKLKFEDDTIVAVTGAEMPMKLDGEIVPSWTSIAVKAGQELSFDFLQSGARIYIAVAGGIDVPLALGSRSTYPIGALGGFEGRAIAAGDVLPVGTTDKAAEIGKTIPDALRRKPGSPAELRILPGLYWDRITDEAKEHFFADEWKVAPEADRMGYRFRGGKHMEFVPREQPFGAGSDPSNIVDSCYPYGSVQIPGGSEPIILHRDAVSGGGYFMVGTVISADMDLIGQLQPHTPTRFVKVDMDTALAARKDRAALINEIRALF
- a CDS encoding carboxyltransferase domain-containing protein, translating into MTMRYSFGGDEHLFVECSEEMSLRAFFNSLSMTNGIKEAGIKGVTEICPANASLQIKFNPDIIHPDDVLKELKAIEVAAAKAEPVIKTRIIEIPVYYNDPWTHETLMRFRERHQDPNSTDLEYAARINDFSSVDDFIEAHSGSPWFVSMVGFVSGLPFMYQMVERQRQIEVPKYLRPRTDTPKLTVGYGGCFSCIYSVRGAGGYQMFGITPMPIYDPTQTTSYLKEFMVFFNPGDIVKFKPISREEYDADVEAVEKGLFMPPMHEVEFDLREFEKDIDGYNHKLEGVLS
- a CDS encoding acetyl-CoA carboxylase biotin carboxylase subunit, with product MTIRSLLIANRGEIAVRIIKAAKALGIRTVQVHSAADADMLAVRMADEAIEIGPPAARKSYLDIEKIISAAKEAEVDAIHPGYGFLSENADFARAVVAAGMIFIGPDGDAIGLLGDKVEARKVAAKAGVPTVPGSDGRVEDIALARQVVETTGFPVMIKAAAGGGGRGIRIVNSHEEFETQFPLASAEARAAFGDGGLYVEKMITKARHVEVQILGDGENAVHCFERECSLQRRRQKVWEEAPSFLLPEEIRKPLCDSAVALAKSVNYKGAGTVEFLFDEDAGEFYFIEVNTRIQVEHPVTEMITGMDLVQEMIRVAGGDKLSVQQDDISLWGHAIECRINAEDPTMNFLPDPGTVTKLSVPEGKGIRFDTMLYEGYTIPPFYDSLLGKLIVHGDTREECLNILESTLEGLTIEGLATTIPLHLALCRDADVKAGNFHTKFLEPWLEESFHPEPNGIEEVA
- a CDS encoding acetyl-CoA carboxylase, coding for MSKQEIKSPLPGTFYRKPSPEAAPFKADGASVEASETIGLIEVMKTFHEVPAGLSGSNITFLVDDEEPIMAGQVIAEVEA
- a CDS encoding 5-oxoprolinase subunit PxpA, with the protein product MEREAIDINCDMGEAYGRWHIGDTDDTMLMPLISSANIATGFHAGDPNLMDQTVRLAVELGVGIGAHPGYRDLQGFGRRKIHGTPKELLNDIVYQVGALREYTRRHGAILQHVKPHGALYMEMAVNQELSEIFMTYMQKAAPNAFVFCMAGSATEKAAIEAGQPVVREFYADRDYDDNGSIVFTRDAGRPDPNRIAEKVVRACREGIVTTVTGNDIAVPFESICFHSDTLGALDIVQTMRESLQKADIRISPISEIASDTIRRAV